The window GGTGAAGAGCCATGAGGAGTCTCCATTTTGGGGGTATGAGATAGCTTTGAATAATTCGAGCAATTCTATCCTGAAGCATTTTGGGCTTGGGTTGTTGGTTCATGTGATGCAAAAGCATTGGAAGGATTATGATACGGAGAAGCAGTTGGCTCTTCGGAAGTGGATAACGGATTTGAATTATCGGGTTACGGCGGATGATCCTCGTTATATTAAGGAGAAGTTGGCATTTCTTTGGGTGGAAATTGCGAAACGAGTTTGGGGCGAGGTGTTGAAAGATGATACATTGTCGGAGCAGTCTTTGTTTGAATCTTGGGTGGATATGGATAGGAATTTGGCTGAATTGTGGAATATGTCTGAGGCTTCTCGTGAGTTAGTGTTAATAATTTTCAGAACGTTATTTGAAGACAGTTTTCTTCTTGAGGATTTAACCGTGCTGAAGAGGATATCTATTGTGCAGCCGTTATGTATTATGATCGTGTGTCCACTAGATTTATTTAGTGAACACTACAAGCATTCTGATAAGTGGAGATTATTTAAGAGCAACGATGAGGGTTGGTTTGGAATATGGGTCACCGAGTTGCACCGAGCGTTGGAGGCACACAACTCGCCTTACATATTAAGGTTATTGGAGACTTTAAAAACGTGTTTAAATTGGCCCATCAGCGATATCGTAATAAGATATGATATTTTGGGTGCATTGCTGGATTGTTTAATGTCTAAGATCCCCAAGGCCCAAGCTATCTCATTAGATTCGATTCACATTCTTTTGACACGCCCATACAATTCACAATCTCATTATGACACTTTCATTACCAAAGTATTCAATAGCATGAGTCTACTAGATAAAGTTTATGATGAATTGCAGTTTAATCCAAACGAAGGTATCGATGAAGGTAAATATccaattattaaaaaatttgcGGACATGATAACGTGTTTGCATAAAAGCGTTCTGAGGTTCGACCCTGCTGATAAGAATGTCGAACTCTACCTTCGTTTagtattaaaaacaacataTAATCCAAGTTTGATTGTTAGTGGTATTTCTCTAGATCTGTGGTGTGCGTGTCTTAGAAATGATGAATTCCTTCCTTTGCTAGAGAAATATGTTATTAGAGATATTTTGGAGTATTGTGCAAACGCTTTGGTTCACTACGAGCAAATAGATAATCACATTTCCAAGAACTATGCAGATGCTGACTTTCAATCTATTTCTGATTATAATGGTTTCTGCTCAACATATAGAAAGCGAATAAGAGATGTGATCAGACTGATCTCATGCGTTCAAGTGGATTATGTTTATGATTGGTTATGTGCCAGATTAAACAGTTACTTTAGTTCTGCCTACGGACAAGAAATATTGAGTTCTACATTCCTTAATCATAAAGCGGAGCCGTACTGGAGTTCTCTGTCACAATTAATGATTGTAGAATGTTTCATTAATGGCTGTATTCGTTGGAAAATTTGGTACACTAATGAAAGCGATTTCGATAAAAAACTGGATACTATCTTAGCAAAGGTAGAAACACTTTCAAATCAACttatttctttgaatttaagGGATCCATTGttgttaaaaaaacaaattcaaaattttgcATTGTTTTTGACAATACTAAAAGACAATGTGTTGTTTAAATTGTTAGAAAAGATTATTACCACCGCTACTTTGGACTATTCGGACATTGACATGGAAGAGAAAAGTGATAAAGCAGATGCAGTCAGAGAATTGAGGTATGCATGTGGCATAGAATTAAACAGAATGGCATTGTTGATGCCCGATTCCCTAAAGGGAATTTATTCAGATTTAGAAAATGTCATTGCCAGTATTTTACCCAAGTTGACTTCACATGAAACGATCTCCTTCAAATCTTTCTTGTTAAGTATCGCTTTATCATCGTCAATGGATGATAAAGGTTCCAGGTTTTCATCTATTGTGGACCCAGAATTGGCAGCGTGGTCGGACAAGAATACCGTTGTTGGTTTAACAGATTTGCCGTGGTTCTTGGAAAGGCTTGGTATTGTTAAAATTGCTCAGTACTTTCAAAAGAGAGTCATCGATGAGAATAGCGATCTTCTTGCAAtaaaaattgatgatgaaggtaaaaaattaaaagtTGATCTAGCGAAACATTGGCAAACCTTGTTCCCAGTTCGTGCTACCAGAATGTTTATCCATTATTCTATGCAAACtgttaaaaataatgaagatTTTGTTAAGTTACAAGAA is drawn from Eremothecium cymbalariae DBVPG#7215 chromosome 8, complete sequence and contains these coding sequences:
- the MSN5 gene encoding karyopherin MSN5 (similar to Ashbya gossypii AEL094C), with the translated sequence MDPNGASQIVSALEVIYSPKSANHQRLEAQRFLDQVKSHEESPFWGYEIALNNSSNSILKHFGLGLLVHVMQKHWKDYDTEKQLALRKWITDLNYRVTADDPRYIKEKLAFLWVEIAKRVWGEVLKDDTLSEQSLFESWVDMDRNLAELWNMSEASRELVLIIFRTLFEDSFLLEDLTVLKRISIVQPLCIMIVCPLDLFSEHYKHSDKWRLFKSNDEGWFGIWVTELHRALEAHNSPYILRLLETLKTCLNWPISDIVIRYDILGALLDCLMSKIPKAQAISLDSIHILLTRPYNSQSHYDTFITKVFNSMSLLDKVYDELQFNPNEGIDEGKYPIIKKFADMITCLHKSVLRFDPADKNVELYLRLVLKTTYNPSLIVSGISLDLWCACLRNDEFLPLLEKYVIRDILEYCANALVHYEQIDNHISKNYADADFQSISDYNGFCSTYRKRIRDVIRLISCVQVDYVYDWLCARLNSYFSSAYGQEILSSTFLNHKAEPYWSSLSQLMIVECFINGCIRWKIWYTNESDFDKKLDTILAKVETLSNQLISLNLRDPLLLKKQIQNFALFLTILKDNVLFKLLEKIITTATLDYSDIDMEEKSDKADAVRELRYACGIELNRMALLMPDSLKGIYSDLENVIASILPKLTSHETISFKSFLLSIALSSSMDDKGSRFSSIVDPELAAWSDKNTVVGLTDLPWFLERLGIVKIAQYFQKRVIDENSDLLAIKIDDEGKKLKVDLAKHWQTLFPVRATRMFIHYSMQTVKNNEDFVKLQELWKPRIVPILPYILRLLYQLQSYHDPENWKDLPVIVQSFVKCSTIERFWEAGATNKSKDEFIDEHMKALQTVRDFADSVGHIVRYTREYVLLILSGISSLGSIFYEIDDLPNLLMNSIAIYKPGSDEISPGVSTHGWKHIINVAIRSILKSCPEQCAATFMTAFLPKLFDTISIVLCKKWSSYMNNISVNPSPADDDEITEEILEENLLRQLTTVVVRLLIDCVGQVGVSAQVSKLKLNAHQIKMRKVIFGNANVMASFLKLLNYLISFRDSKCSFNSILIMRSSLTETLIKHEEIDRFYITEILPNFLMNILTQSAFQDSFQEALYVFTVAFLTLCKEHESCRKYFHELSNGYDIEALYENLRNVDNYKDQKVLMVDFIEWIKTFNGDVDEDHQDENKTRERREAVLARANERLVKKNKDQGDMLDDPNTEDAAFGHLFGDH